Proteins encoded in a region of the Prunus persica cultivar Lovell chromosome G4, Prunus_persica_NCBIv2, whole genome shotgun sequence genome:
- the LOC18779414 gene encoding pre-mRNA-splicing factor ATP-dependent RNA helicase DEAH7, which produces MDKTKVTMEPKKSGGAGAFYVPGNDRVFYKPPEKKSPLGLHVFANANAKREGHISERIDKQHDSSDYGKDYYHQRKSGGRYEQDQCGGGYGRKRSRCEGSMRKHDRSSDWDDGRLGWQDTPQHSSYSNASKRHQAGSAASPWDFSPVEIPSGYSIKSSSSKHGAGSHKLTIYSENSESFKDGEGDKTDLDEEHKYEIREIMRQEIDYNSDVAWYDREEGNAMFDTTDSSSLFYGNDAYFQKKEAELAKRLLRRDGTKMNVARSRKMSQLNADNARWEDSQLSRSGAVGATKAQTEIDDEEEHKVTLLVHDTNLKPPFLNDSAVFTKQTEPVMPIKDPTSDMAIISRKGSALVRRIHEKQNLNKSRQRFWELAGSKLGEILGVEKTAEQIGTDTAATGTDGEIDFKEDAKFKQHMKNEEAVSEFAKSKTISQQRQCLPIYSVREELLQVIRENQVIVVVGETGSGKTTQLTQYLHEDGYTVNGIVACTQPRRVAAMSVAKRVSEEMETELGEKVGYTIRFEDVTGPNTIIKYMTDGVLMHETLRDSDLDKYRVVVMDEAHERSLNTDVLLGILKKVVAQRRDFKLIVTSATLDAQKFQTFFGSAPIFEIPGRTFPVTINYNETPCEDYVEAAVKKAITIHITSTHGDILIFMTGQDEIEAACYALSERMEQLISTSKKRVPKLLILPIYSQLPADLQAKIFQKAEDGVRKCIVATNIAETSLTVDGILYVIDTGYCKMKVYNPKMCMDALQVFPISQTAANQRAGRAGRTEPGTCYRLYTKNAYRNEMLPNPVPEIQRTNLGYVILLLKSLQVDNLLDFDFMDPPPKDNILNSMYQLWVLGALNNQGRLTDLGWKMVQLPLDPPLAKMLLMGEEMECLDEVLTIVSMLSVPSVFFRPKDRAEVSDAAREKFSIPESDHLTLYNVYQQWKQQQYRGDWCNDHFLHVKGLRKAREVRTQLLEILKTLKIPISSCGPDTDIVKKAICSAYFHNAARLKGVVEYVNCRTGMPCHLHPSSALYGMGCTPEYVVYHELILTTKEYMQCATAVEPQWLAELGPMFFYVKESDTSMLEHKKTRKEEKTAMEEEMENLREAQAEAEKESELEREKRSKQQQQQRMSMPGLHHGSSAYTRPKKLGL; this is translated from the coding sequence ATGGACAAGACGAAGGTAACAATGGAACCCAAGAAGAGTGGTGGTGCTGGGGCATTTTATGTTCCTGGGAATGATAGAGTTTTTTATAAGCCTCCTGAGAAGAAATCTCCTTTGGGTTTACATGTCTTTGCTAATGCTAATGCAAAACGGGAAGGCCATATAAGTGAGAGAATAGATAAGCAACATGATAGTAGTGATTATGGTAAGGATTATTATCATCAAAGGAAATCCGGTGGACGATATGAACAAGACCAATGTGGCGGAGGATATGGAAGAAAGCGGAGTAGATGTGAAGGTTCAATGAGGAAACATGACAGATCATCTGATTGGGATGATGGGAGATTGGGATGGCAAGATACCCCGCAGCATTCTAGTTACTCTAATGCTAGTAAGCGCCATCAAGCCGGTTCTGCTGCTTCTCCATGGGATTTCTCGCCAGTTGAAATTCCTTCTGGATACTCAATCAAATCTTCAAGTTCGAAACATGGCGCAGGTTCCCATAAACTTACCATTTATTCAGAAAATTCAGAGTCATTCAAGGACGGAGAAGGTGATAAGACTGATTTGGATGAAGAACACAAATACGAAATTAGAGAAATCATGCGTCAAGAGATAGATTACAATTCTGACGTTGCATGGTATGATAGAGAAGAAGGAAATGCAATGTTTGATACAACTGATAGCTCATCTTTGTTTTATGGAAATGATGCTTATTTTCAGAAGAAGGAAGCAGAGTTGGCAAAAAGATTGCTTCGAAGAGATGGCACTAAGATGAATGTTGCTCGGAGCAGAAAAATGTCTCAGCTCAATGCTGATAATGCTCGGTGGGAAGATAGTCAACTTTCACGATCTGGTGCTGTTGGTGCGACTAAGGCACAGACTGAgattgatgatgaagaagaacacAAAGTTACTCTTCTTGTGCATGATACAAATTTAAAGCCTCCTTTCCTGAATGACAGTGCTGTTTTTACCAAGCAAACAGAGCCAGTAATGCCAATAAAGGATCCCACGTCTGATATGGCTATAATTTCACGCAAAGGGTCTGCTCTAGTTAGAAGAATCCATGAGAagcaaaatttgaataaatctCGTCAACGGTTTTGGGAGCTTGCAGGTTCCAAACTAGGTGAAATCCTTGGTGTTGAGAAAACAGCAGAGCAGATTGGCACAGATACTGCTGCCACAGGTACAGATGGTGAAATTGATTTCAAAGAAGATGCAAAGTTTAAGCAGCATATGAAGAATGAGGAGGCTGTGAGTGAATTTGCAAAGTCAAAAACCATCTCACAGCAACGGCAGTGTTTGCCCATATATTCTGTGAGAGAGGAATTACTACAGGTAATTCGAGAAAATCAagttattgttgttgttggagaAACTGGTTCTGGAAAGACAACTCAACTGACACAATATCTGCATGAAGATGGATACACCGTAAATGGTATAGTAGCTTGCACCCAACCAAGGCGTGTGGCAGCCATGAGTGTTGCAAAAAGAGTTAGTGAAGAGATGGAGACTGAGCTTGGCGAGAAAGTCGGTTATACTATTCGTTTTGAGGATGTGACTGGACCGAATACCATAATTAAGTACATGACTGATGGAGTACTTATGCATGAAACACTTAGAGATTCTGATCTTGACAAGTATCGCGTAGTTGTGATGGACGAAGCCCATGAAAGGTCACTAAACACAGATGTGCTTCTTGGGATTTTGAAAAAAGTGGTTGCCCAACGTCGTGATTTTAAGCTCATTGTGACATCTGCGACACTAGATGCTCAGAAATTCCAGACTTTTTTTGGAAGTGCACCGATTTTTGAAATTCCTGGAAGAACATTTCCTGTAACTATCAACTACAATGAAACCCCATGTGAAGATTATGTTGAAGCTGCAGTGAAGAAGGCCATAACTATTCACATCACCAGCACTCACGGTGATATCCTGATCTTCATGACCGGCCAAGATGAGATTGAGGCAGCTTGTTATGCCCTCTCAGAGCGGATGGAACAACTTATCTCCACCTCGAAGAAACGGGTGCCAAAACTCTTGATACTCCCTATATATTCACAGTTGCCTGCTGACTTGCAAGCAAAGATATTCCAAAAAGCTGAAGATGGGGTTCGTAAATGCATTGTAGCAACCAACATTGCTGAGACATCTTTGACTGTAGATGGAATCCTGTATGTCATTGACACGGGTTATTGTAAAATGAAAGTATACAACCCCAAAATGTGTATGGATGCTCTTCAAGTATTTCCTATTAGTCAGACTGCTGCCAACCAACGTGCTGGGCGTGCTGGCAGAACTGAGCCTGGAACATGTTATCGGCTGTACACAAAGAATGCATACCGAAATGAAATGCTGCCTAATCCTGTGCCAGAGATTCAGAGGACCAACCTTGGGTATGTGATCTTGTTGCTCAAATCTCTTCAGGTTGATAACTTGCTAGattttgatttcatggacccacCTCCCAAGGATAATATTCTCAATTCTATGTACCAGTTGTGGGTGTTGGGTGCTCTTAACAATCAGGGCCGCTTAACTGATCTGGGCTGGAAAATGGTACAGTTGCCATTGGACCCTCCACTTGCTAAGATGCTGTTGATGGGTGAAGAGATGGAATGCTTAGATGAGGTTTTGACGATTGTGTCCATGCTTTCGGTGCCGTCAGTATTTTTTAGGCCCAAAGATAGGGCAGAGGTGAGCGATGCTGCACGGGAGAAATTTTCCATCCCAGAGTCCGACCACTTAACACTGTATAATGTTTATCAGCAGTGGAAACAACAGCAGTATCGGGGAGACTGGTGCAATGACCATTTTTTGCATGTTAAAGGGTTGAGAAAGGCTAGAGAGGTGAGGACCCAGCTCCTAGAGATCCTGAAGACACTAAAAATCCCAATTTCATCCTGTGGGCCTGATACTGATATTGTGAAAAAAGCTATTTGCTCCGCATACTTTCACAATGCAGCAAGATTGAAGGGTGTGGTGGAGTATGTAAACTGCAGGACTGGGATGCCATGCCATTTACACCCGAGCAGTGCTCTTTATGGTATGGGATGCACTCCAGAGTATGTGGTTTATCATGAATTGATTTTGACAACAAAAGAGTATATGCAGTGTGCCACAGCAGTGGAGCCACAATGGTTGGCTGAGTTGGGACCCATGTTCTTCTATGTAAAGGAGTCAGATACGTCAATGTTGGAGCATAAGAAGACACGAAAGGAGGAGAAAACAGCTATGGAGGAGGAAATGGAGAATTTGAGAGAGGCTCAAGCAGAGGCAGAGAAAGAAAGCGAGCTGGAGAGGGAAAAGAGATCCaagcagcaacagcagcagcgAATGTCAATGCCGGGTTTGCACCATGGCTCTTCTGCATATACGAGGCCAAAGAAACTTGGCTTGTAA